One segment of Bacteroidota bacterium DNA contains the following:
- a CDS encoding methylmalonyl-CoA mutase produces the protein FEKIDALGGVIPAIEAGFFQREIAEAAYRYQLELDSKEKIIVGVNEFVEEDEKIDIPILLISPEVEVKQKKRLADLRQSRNNDDVERTLAELNRTASDGSNLMPKLLDCTRAYVSLGEMCQSLTEVFGVHEEIAVF, from the coding sequence ACTTTGAGAAGATCGATGCGCTCGGAGGAGTCATTCCGGCGATAGAAGCGGGCTTTTTCCAGCGTGAAATTGCAGAAGCAGCCTACCGCTACCAGCTTGAATTGGATAGCAAGGAAAAGATCATCGTCGGCGTGAATGAGTTTGTTGAAGAGGATGAGAAGATTGATATCCCGATTTTGCTGATTTCGCCGGAAGTCGAGGTGAAACAGAAGAAGCGTCTTGCGGATCTGCGCCAATCCCGCAACAATGACGATGTTGAACGAACGCTCGCCGAACTGAACCGCACAGCCTCGGATGGTTCGAACCTGATGCCGAAACTGCTGGATTGCACAAGAGCATACGTCAGTCTCGGCGAGATGTGCCAAAGTCTGACCGAAGTGTTTGGTGTGCATGAAGAGATTGCCGTGTTCTAG